From Paenibacillus sp. GP183, one genomic window encodes:
- a CDS encoding oxalate decarboxylase family bicupin, with amino-acid sequence MENRPRTKAADGNVPQPIRNDGAGAPDFGPRDVMRDMENPDMLVPPDTDAGLTPNLKFSFSDSYMQLSHGGWSREVTVRELPIATTLAGVNMRLTPGGVRELHWHQQAEWAYMLYGRAHITLLDQEGRIFNEDIGPGDLWYFPAGLPHSIQGLEEGCEFLLVFDDGNFSEHNTFSFSDWFVHTPKDVLSANFGVPEGAFSNISSEKLHIFQGNIPGSLVNQRDQPNYGTAPQSFKHQLLAQEPIKSPGGSVRIVDSSNFPISKTIAASLVEIEPGAMRELHWHPNNDEWQYYLTGQGRMTVFAGKGATRTFDYRAGDVGYVPFAFGHYIQNTGNQTLWFLEMFKSGQNVDISLNQWMALTPFELVENNLHIGPEMIKALRKEKWPVVK; translated from the coding sequence ATGGAAAATCGACCCAGGACTAAAGCCGCGGACGGTAATGTACCACAGCCCATAAGGAATGATGGCGCCGGAGCGCCGGATTTTGGTCCTCGGGACGTCATGCGGGATATGGAGAACCCCGACATGCTGGTCCCACCGGATACTGATGCCGGCTTGACCCCTAATTTGAAATTTTCATTCTCAGATAGTTATATGCAATTAAGTCACGGGGGATGGTCCCGGGAGGTCACCGTAAGGGAGCTGCCGATAGCGACCACGCTTGCTGGTGTTAATATGCGCTTAACACCGGGTGGTGTGCGTGAACTTCACTGGCATCAGCAAGCGGAATGGGCTTATATGCTGTACGGGCGGGCACACATAACCTTGTTAGACCAGGAGGGTCGAATTTTCAATGAAGACATCGGACCTGGTGATCTCTGGTACTTTCCCGCAGGACTTCCACATTCCATTCAGGGGCTGGAGGAAGGATGCGAATTTCTGCTTGTCTTCGATGACGGTAATTTTTCGGAGCATAATACCTTTTCCTTCTCCGATTGGTTTGTGCATACTCCAAAAGATGTGCTGTCCGCTAATTTTGGCGTACCCGAGGGTGCCTTTTCCAACATCAGTTCAGAAAAGCTCCATATTTTCCAGGGTAATATTCCCGGTTCGCTGGTAAATCAGAGAGATCAGCCCAATTACGGGACAGCTCCACAAAGCTTCAAGCATCAGCTGCTCGCGCAAGAACCAATTAAATCTCCTGGTGGAAGTGTTCGTATTGTGGACTCTTCCAACTTTCCTATTTCTAAAACTATTGCTGCTTCCTTAGTTGAGATTGAACCTGGTGCAATGAGAGAGCTTCATTGGCATCCCAATAATGACGAGTGGCAATATTACCTTACCGGACAGGGACGCATGACGGTTTTTGCAGGGAAAGGTGCAACTCGCACCTTTGATTATAGAGCCGGTGATGTCGGATATGTACCCTTTGCATTTGGGCACTATATTCAGAATACCGGCAACCAAACGCTGTGGTTTTTGGAGATGTTCAAGAGCGGCCAAAATGTCGATATATCGTTAAACCAATGGATGGCGCTTACCCCTTTTGAGCTGGTAGAGAATAACTTGCATATAGGACCGGAAATGATAAAAGCGCTTCGCAAAGAGAAATGGCCCGTAGTCAAATAA
- a CDS encoding metal-dependent hydrolase, translated as MIITFLGHSCVQLQTEHHTLIIDPFITGNPAAKVSASDLKVDAVLLTHGHGDHVGDAADIAKRNDALLVAPNELAVYMGWQGCKVHPMHIGGAHTFEFGKVKLTQAFHGSGYEIPDKKVIVYMGMPAGMLLYVDGLTIYHSGDTSLFGDMKIIGELNDIDLAFLPIGDNFTMGPEDAVLAAKWLGAKKVVPVHYNTFPLIAQDGHAFAKALAEHQIEGIVMESGDSLKLDGR; from the coding sequence ATGATTATCACATTTTTAGGACATAGCTGTGTGCAATTGCAGACGGAGCATCATACGCTTATTATCGATCCTTTTATAACCGGTAATCCTGCAGCCAAGGTGTCCGCTAGCGATTTGAAAGTCGATGCCGTTCTGCTTACTCACGGACACGGAGATCATGTCGGAGACGCTGCAGACATAGCCAAACGCAATGACGCACTGCTGGTCGCCCCCAATGAATTGGCTGTATATATGGGATGGCAGGGCTGCAAAGTGCATCCGATGCATATTGGCGGTGCACATACCTTTGAATTCGGCAAAGTCAAGCTCACCCAAGCGTTTCACGGATCTGGCTACGAAATCCCGGACAAGAAAGTAATTGTCTACATGGGTATGCCGGCAGGGATGCTTCTCTATGTGGACGGATTAACGATCTACCATTCCGGAGATACATCGTTATTTGGGGATATGAAGATCATCGGGGAACTAAACGATATCGATTTGGCTTTCTTGCCAATTGGCGACAACTTTACGATGGGGCCGGAAGATGCGGTGCTGGCCGCAAAGTGGTTAGGCGCCAAAAAAGTTGTGCCTGTTCATTACAATACGTTTCCGTTAATCGCTCAAGACGGACATGCCTTTGCCAAAGCGCTGGCTGAACACCAAATTGAGGGCATTGTGATGGAATCAGGCGACAGCCTTAAACTGGACGGAAGATGA
- a CDS encoding RidA family protein produces MAADKLVTFINPDTMPKPNGYTNVVEVRSGRTIYIAGQVALNREGQVVGIGDLAAQTKQVFENIKSALEATDAAFDEVVKLTYFITDISQFQVVRDIRDTYINTSKPPAGTVVEVSGLFREQFLIEIEAIAVSK; encoded by the coding sequence ATGGCTGCAGATAAACTTGTTACATTTATAAACCCGGATACCATGCCAAAGCCTAACGGCTATACGAACGTCGTGGAAGTACGGAGCGGAAGAACGATTTATATTGCCGGACAGGTTGCATTGAACCGGGAAGGACAGGTAGTGGGGATCGGGGATTTGGCGGCGCAAACGAAACAAGTTTTCGAAAATATTAAGTCCGCGCTGGAAGCGACGGATGCTGCCTTTGACGAAGTGGTAAAGTTGACGTATTTCATCACCGATATCTCCCAATTCCAAGTCGTGAGGGACATCCGCGATACATACATCAATACGTCAAAACCGCCTGCCGGTACGGTCGTTGAAGTGAGCGGACTGTTCAGAGAACAATTTTTGATCGAGATCGAGGCGATCGCCGTCTCAAAATAA
- a CDS encoding MFS transporter, with protein sequence MAIHQNAVKAPSLFGNRFLQTVLLSNILLQIGIWVRNFSILLFIADKTNNNPYAISLISLAEFAPIFVFSFIGGTFADRWRPKRTMIWCDLLSAVSVFVVLLMIQFGSWQSVFLVTFISAILSQFSQPSSMRLFKQHVPEDQLQQGMALFQSLMAIFMVLGPMLGTFAYSTFGLKTSIAVMGVVFLLSALTLLRLPKDKDEQKPPMIKGQFRKEFNEGFHYVWQSPVLRMLGAVFILAGLAVGLAQALSLFIVTERLGQSKEFLQYILMVNGAAMLIGGGIIAVFAKRVAPQLLLAIGMLVGAICTVIVGYSTSVPLTLVVQFVNGLVFPCIHIGISTMILKWSHESIVGRVNGVLTPMFIGMMVISMSLAGMLKNAYPLVSIYTGAGILFILGAFALIPIMSQNAPETSQDSQPVTAD encoded by the coding sequence TTGGCTATTCATCAAAACGCCGTTAAAGCCCCTAGTCTTTTCGGCAACCGTTTCCTTCAGACTGTACTGTTGTCCAACATTTTACTGCAAATTGGCATCTGGGTGAGGAATTTTTCCATTCTGCTCTTTATCGCGGACAAAACAAATAACAATCCATATGCCATATCCTTGATCAGCCTCGCCGAATTCGCGCCGATCTTCGTGTTCTCGTTTATAGGCGGAACTTTCGCCGATCGCTGGCGGCCGAAGCGAACTATGATCTGGTGCGACTTATTGTCAGCAGTTTCGGTATTCGTCGTGCTGCTGATGATTCAATTCGGATCCTGGCAGTCTGTCTTTCTAGTCACTTTCATCTCAGCGATTCTATCACAGTTCTCACAGCCTTCGAGTATGCGGTTGTTCAAGCAGCATGTTCCGGAAGATCAGCTGCAACAGGGGATGGCGTTGTTCCAGTCATTGATGGCTATCTTCATGGTGCTTGGACCGATGCTGGGTACGTTCGCATATAGCACTTTCGGCCTGAAGACGTCAATTGCCGTTATGGGGGTTGTGTTCCTGCTGTCCGCGCTCACATTGCTGCGACTGCCCAAGGACAAGGACGAGCAGAAGCCGCCAATGATAAAAGGCCAATTCCGTAAGGAGTTCAATGAAGGCTTCCATTACGTCTGGCAAAGTCCAGTACTTCGGATGCTGGGAGCCGTATTCATTTTGGCAGGTCTCGCCGTTGGCCTCGCCCAAGCACTCAGCCTGTTCATCGTAACGGAGCGACTCGGACAGTCTAAGGAATTTCTGCAGTACATTCTCATGGTTAATGGTGCTGCTATGTTGATAGGAGGCGGCATCATCGCCGTTTTTGCGAAGAGAGTCGCACCGCAATTATTGCTGGCCATCGGAATGCTGGTAGGAGCCATATGCACGGTCATCGTCGGTTACTCGACGAGTGTGCCTCTCACACTGGTTGTACAGTTTGTGAACGGACTCGTGTTCCCGTGCATCCATATAGGAATCAGTACGATGATCTTGAAATGGTCGCACGAATCTATTGTCGGTCGGGTCAATGGTGTACTGACTCCGATGTTCATAGGAATGATGGTTATCTCCATGTCATTGGCCGGCATGTTGAAGAACGCTTACCCGCTAGTATCAATCTATACAGGCGCAGGCATACTGTTCATTCTCGGAGCATTTGCATTGATCCCGATCATGAGCCAGAATGCGCCAGAGACGTCGCAGGACTCCCAGCCGGTCACAGCTGACTGA
- a CDS encoding alanine--glyoxylate aminotransferase family protein produces MKTYRDLSPSPRIIMTPGPVEVDPRVLRAMSYPILGQFDPEFTQLMNESMEMLRHVFQTENQWAYPIDGTSRSGIEAVLTSLIEPGEKVLIPIYGRFGFLLQEIAERCDAEVITLEKEWGSVFDPQEIIRAIRLIKPAIVAIVHGETSTGRVQPLEAIGKACRELDVLLVVDAVATIGGIPVKTDDWMLDAVIGGTQKCLSVPSGMAPITYNHRVEKKLLHRKKVERGLLTVNDSHLPEKPNRIQSNYLDLSQLQDYWSPARLNHHTEMTSMIYALREGLRLVLEEGLEARYDRHKLHERALIAGLEAMRLTLYGDPGCKLTVVTCINIPEGIDGESIRSMLLEQFGIEIASSFGPLKGKIWRIGTMGYSCNKRNVLITLCALEAVLIRHGFPACQGQGIQAALDVYVGDE; encoded by the coding sequence ATGAAAACCTATAGAGATTTATCTCCATCGCCGCGAATCATTATGACTCCAGGACCCGTTGAAGTTGATCCTCGAGTGCTTCGAGCTATGTCATATCCCATCCTGGGCCAGTTTGATCCGGAATTCACGCAATTGATGAATGAATCCATGGAGATGCTGAGGCATGTCTTTCAAACAGAGAATCAGTGGGCCTATCCTATTGATGGAACATCCCGCTCCGGAATTGAAGCCGTATTAACGAGCTTAATCGAGCCAGGCGAAAAAGTGCTCATACCCATTTATGGGAGATTTGGCTTCCTGCTGCAAGAAATAGCTGAACGCTGCGATGCCGAAGTCATCACCCTTGAAAAAGAATGGGGATCCGTTTTTGACCCTCAAGAAATTATTCGCGCTATTCGTCTTATAAAGCCGGCCATTGTAGCTATTGTCCACGGAGAAACCTCAACAGGTCGAGTACAGCCCCTAGAAGCAATTGGCAAGGCTTGCCGTGAGCTGGATGTATTGCTGGTTGTTGATGCTGTAGCAACGATTGGGGGCATTCCAGTCAAGACCGATGATTGGATGCTGGATGCTGTCATTGGCGGGACACAAAAATGCTTATCCGTGCCTTCAGGTATGGCGCCTATAACCTATAATCATCGTGTGGAAAAAAAACTGCTGCACAGGAAAAAGGTTGAACGCGGACTGCTTACCGTAAATGATAGCCATTTGCCAGAGAAACCTAACCGGATTCAAAGCAATTATTTAGACCTAAGCCAGCTGCAGGATTATTGGAGTCCAGCCCGCCTGAATCACCATACCGAGATGACCTCCATGATTTATGCATTAAGAGAAGGGCTGCGGCTTGTTTTGGAAGAAGGGCTGGAAGCCAGATATGATCGCCACAAGCTGCATGAAAGGGCATTAATCGCCGGACTTGAAGCGATGAGGCTGACATTGTATGGTGATCCCGGCTGTAAGCTCACTGTCGTAACATGCATTAATATTCCTGAAGGGATTGATGGGGAATCGATACGCTCCATGCTGCTCGAGCAGTTTGGAATTGAAATTGCCAGTTCATTTGGCCCATTGAAAGGTAAAATATGGCGAATCGGGACGATGGGCTACAGCTGTAATAAGAGAAATGTACTCATTACTCTCTGCGCACTCGAAGCGGTTTTGATTCGGCATGGGTTCCCGGCCTGCCAAGGTCAAGGCATACAAGCGGCTTTGGATGTATACGTAGGTGATGAATAA
- the allC gene encoding allantoate deiminase, whose protein sequence is MDNTEAANKTNDNNLKRDLAAEAEKLIEWLAVFGSDSHDGVTRLLYTQEWLAGQQAVAAKMREYGLNVYDDRVGNVFGRLDGILPDSKTIITGSHLDTVNNGGKYDGAYGIIAGMIALNYLLQTYGSPKRSLEVVALCEEEGSRFPLTFWGSGNITGHHNFEQIKGMKDTDGILFMEAMKESGYGDPSLKPTHRNDIAAFIELHIEQGIVLERRGYRLGIVDAIVGQKRFNFTITGETGHAGTTPMTLRKDAMAGAAEMILQLEKTALRVGKPLVATVGRITAEPNASNVIPGKVTFSVDVRHTAENDLNQFCIGMISRFQEIAAARELHLDCHQWMDEKPVQLNDHLTGKLEQICRNHDISHHRMVSGAGHDSQIFQPHCPTVMLFVPSLRGISHSPLEFSSPESMADGILVLIDLLYHLGYEENLDENL, encoded by the coding sequence GTGGACAACACAGAAGCAGCGAATAAAACAAACGATAATAATCTAAAGCGTGATCTGGCTGCTGAAGCAGAAAAGCTAATTGAATGGCTGGCTGTTTTTGGCAGCGATAGCCATGACGGCGTGACCCGATTGCTCTATACCCAAGAATGGCTGGCTGGTCAGCAAGCAGTTGCGGCTAAAATGAGGGAATACGGTTTAAATGTATATGACGATCGCGTAGGTAATGTATTCGGACGATTAGATGGTATACTTCCTGACAGTAAAACAATAATTACAGGATCGCATCTGGATACCGTCAACAATGGCGGAAAATATGACGGTGCCTATGGTATTATAGCTGGAATGATAGCTTTAAACTACTTACTTCAAACCTATGGATCACCCAAACGCAGTCTTGAAGTTGTGGCCCTTTGTGAAGAAGAAGGAAGCCGGTTCCCGTTAACTTTTTGGGGCTCTGGAAATATAACGGGTCATCATAACTTTGAGCAAATAAAGGGAATGAAAGATACAGATGGAATTCTATTTATGGAAGCTATGAAAGAGTCCGGCTATGGTGATCCTTCCCTAAAACCGACTCACAGAAATGATATTGCTGCATTTATCGAGTTGCATATTGAGCAGGGTATTGTGCTTGAGCGTCGAGGGTACAGGCTCGGAATCGTGGATGCCATCGTCGGGCAAAAGCGGTTCAATTTTACAATCACAGGTGAAACTGGACATGCAGGCACAACGCCTATGACTCTTCGTAAAGATGCTATGGCCGGTGCTGCTGAGATGATTTTACAGCTGGAGAAAACAGCTTTGCGCGTGGGCAAACCACTCGTCGCTACCGTCGGCCGTATCACTGCTGAACCTAACGCTTCAAATGTAATCCCCGGAAAAGTCACATTTTCCGTCGATGTGCGGCACACCGCGGAAAACGATCTAAATCAATTTTGCATAGGAATGATCAGCCGTTTTCAGGAAATTGCCGCAGCTCGGGAGCTTCATCTAGATTGTCATCAATGGATGGACGAAAAGCCTGTGCAATTAAACGATCATTTGACCGGGAAGCTGGAACAAATCTGTCGGAATCATGATATTTCACACCATCGGATGGTGAGCGGCGCGGGGCACGATTCGCAAATTTTTCAGCCGCATTGTCCAACCGTGATGCTTTTTGTGCCAAGTCTTCGCGGTATCAGCCATTCCCCTCTGGAATTTTCCTCACCGGAAAGTATGGCAGATGGAATTTTAGTATTAATAGATTTACTTTATCATTTAGGCTATGAGGAGAATTTGGATGAAAACCTATAG
- a CDS encoding allantoinase, with protein sequence MATPFDLVIKRGNVVLRDEIRQLDIGIRSGKIAALAESINALDASTIDAAGQYVLPGMIDVHVHFNEPGLADWEGFESGSAALAAGGCTTFADMPLNGVPPTINADAWRQKHEAAKDKSAVDYVFWGGLQTGNIAELEELAACGVIGFKAFMSSPGGEGEDIFREADDITLYVGMKKIAELGGILALHAESEPLVSKLAAGKIAEGRLSAKDYADSRPIIAELEAVNRALFYAKETGCALHFVHISSPQAVEVIDLAKKSGMNVTLETCPHYLTLTVEDMQRLGPVAKCAPPLRDLEEQNRLWTLLREGRIDMITSDHSPCPSRLKNENDGNFFAAWGGISGAQSSMELMIHEGFFRRGIPLTQISRMLSYEPAKRFGLLPSKGEITLQADADLVVMDLDKGYVLRQEDILYRHPHSPYLGRSFDCRVITTLCRGIVVYEAGRGILQTGLGQWLSPQQEASVNAD encoded by the coding sequence ATGGCAACACCATTCGATCTGGTGATCAAGCGAGGCAATGTCGTGCTGCGGGATGAGATTCGCCAGTTGGACATAGGCATACGATCCGGGAAAATTGCCGCTCTTGCAGAATCTATAAATGCGTTAGACGCTTCGACCATTGATGCGGCAGGCCAGTATGTCCTTCCAGGCATGATCGATGTTCATGTGCATTTTAACGAGCCTGGCTTAGCGGATTGGGAAGGCTTTGAGAGCGGTTCGGCCGCCTTGGCTGCGGGAGGCTGCACCACTTTTGCAGATATGCCGTTAAATGGAGTTCCGCCGACCATTAACGCCGATGCCTGGCGACAAAAGCATGAAGCGGCGAAGGACAAATCCGCTGTTGATTATGTCTTTTGGGGTGGCCTTCAGACTGGAAATATCGCTGAGCTTGAAGAATTGGCCGCCTGTGGAGTTATTGGCTTCAAAGCGTTTATGTCCTCCCCTGGCGGTGAAGGCGAGGATATCTTTCGCGAAGCCGATGATATAACGCTTTATGTGGGGATGAAGAAAATCGCCGAGCTTGGCGGGATTTTAGCCCTGCATGCGGAAAGCGAACCGCTGGTATCCAAGCTGGCCGCTGGTAAAATAGCAGAAGGCCGTTTATCTGCCAAGGATTACGCTGATTCGAGACCGATCATTGCTGAGCTTGAGGCGGTGAATCGAGCTTTATTTTATGCCAAAGAGACGGGCTGCGCCTTGCATTTTGTTCATATCAGCAGTCCGCAGGCCGTGGAAGTCATTGACCTTGCCAAGAAGTCCGGCATGAATGTAACCTTGGAAACCTGTCCGCATTATTTAACTTTGACAGTAGAGGATATGCAGCGGCTTGGTCCCGTTGCTAAATGCGCGCCGCCGCTGCGCGATTTGGAGGAGCAGAACCGATTATGGACACTCCTCCGCGAAGGTCGAATTGATATGATTACATCTGATCATTCTCCCTGCCCGTCTCGTTTAAAAAATGAAAATGACGGCAACTTTTTCGCAGCTTGGGGTGGGATATCAGGCGCTCAAAGCAGTATGGAGCTAATGATTCACGAGGGCTTCTTTCGCAGAGGCATTCCTTTGACGCAAATTTCCCGCATGTTGTCCTATGAACCGGCCAAGCGATTTGGTTTGCTTCCGAGTAAAGGAGAAATAACGCTTCAAGCTGATGCAGATTTAGTCGTAATGGATTTAGACAAAGGGTATGTTTTGCGGCAGGAGGATATATTATATCGGCATCCGCATAGTCCTTATTTGGGCAGGTCATTTGATTGCCGAGTAATCACAACTCTATGTCGAGGAATCGTAGTTTACGAAGCAGGTCGGGGAATCCTTCAAACGGGATTAGGCCAATGGCTGAGTCCGCAGCAGGAAGCATCTGTTAACGCTGATTAG
- the uraH gene encoding hydroxyisourate hydrolase produces the protein MAGRLTTHVLDLSRGIPARGMQIELWRILQGEAAAILYSFETNEDGRTEAPLLEKDTMLSGSYELVFEVGRYFRSQGIESLFLEQVPVRFQILDPQSHYHVPLLVAPGGYSTYRGS, from the coding sequence ATGGCTGGACGATTAACCACCCACGTGCTGGATTTGTCTCGCGGCATACCTGCACGAGGCATGCAAATTGAACTGTGGCGGATATTGCAGGGAGAAGCAGCAGCGATTCTATACAGCTTTGAAACGAATGAAGACGGCAGGACGGAGGCCCCTTTGCTGGAAAAAGACACGATGCTTAGCGGCAGCTACGAGCTTGTTTTTGAGGTCGGGCGTTACTTTCGTTCGCAAGGAATCGAAAGTCTATTTCTGGAACAGGTTCCCGTGCGGTTCCAAATCCTTGATCCGCAATCGCATTATCATGTTCCTTTGCTGGTCGCGCCTGGAGGCTATAGCACTTATAGGGGAAGCTAA
- the pucL gene encoding factor-independent urate hydroxylase gives MLDKLKERTLYYGKADVFVYRTFAKPLTGIEPIHESSFTGNDNVIFALNVKFTVYGQVFLTSFTEGDNTFVVATDSMKNFILRQAAEFEGNTIEGFLAFVSERFLEKYPHVTSIAITGDRLPFVPVEVPAQTQGSFSESGLVYRRSHNDYSSASLEISRSEDASGVVINSLMSSLMDLQLIKVNGSSFYGFIRDEYTTLPETFDRPLYIFLNIYWEYAHISYGLSGDNAYYVPSEQVRDIAQTIFHENKTPSIQNLIYQIGLKVLSRFQQLSEVRFESNNRTWDTIVETISTSEGKVFTEPRPPFGFQGFSVTREDLKE, from the coding sequence ATGTTAGATAAATTAAAGGAACGTACCCTATATTATGGCAAAGCTGATGTATTCGTTTATCGCACCTTTGCCAAGCCTTTAACAGGCATTGAGCCGATACATGAGTCAAGCTTTACAGGCAATGATAATGTCATTTTTGCTTTAAATGTTAAATTCACTGTTTATGGCCAGGTATTTTTGACTTCATTCACTGAAGGTGACAATACCTTTGTTGTGGCAACGGATTCGATGAAAAACTTTATCCTTCGTCAGGCCGCAGAGTTTGAAGGTAATACCATCGAAGGCTTTTTAGCCTTTGTCAGTGAACGGTTTTTAGAAAAATATCCTCACGTCACTTCTATTGCAATTACTGGTGACCGTTTGCCTTTCGTTCCGGTAGAAGTTCCTGCACAGACACAGGGAAGCTTCTCGGAAAGCGGACTCGTTTATCGCAGATCACATAATGATTACAGCTCTGCAAGTCTGGAGATTTCACGGTCGGAAGACGCTTCAGGTGTGGTGATTAACTCTCTTATGAGCAGTCTGATGGACTTGCAGCTGATCAAAGTGAACGGCAGCTCCTTCTACGGCTTCATCCGTGATGAATATACAACACTGCCGGAAACTTTTGATCGGCCGCTTTATATTTTCTTGAATATTTATTGGGAGTATGCGCATATTTCCTATGGCCTTTCGGGAGATAACGCGTATTACGTGCCTTCGGAGCAAGTTCGCGACATTGCCCAAACGATCTTTCACGAGAATAAAACACCCTCCATTCAAAATTTGATTTATCAAATTGGTCTGAAGGTATTGTCTCGTTTTCAGCAGTTGTCCGAGGTTCGTTTTGAATCCAATAACCGTACATGGGATACCATTGTTGAGACCATTTCTACTTCAGAAGGAAAGGTCTTTACAGAGCCTCGGCCGCCCTTTGGCTTTCAAGGGTTTTCCGTCACACGTGAAGATTTGAAGGAATAG
- the uraD gene encoding 2-oxo-4-hydroxy-4-carboxy-5-ureidoimidazoline decarboxylase gives MRYSIDHINRLEKDPFVELLGWVFEHSPWVAEQAWVHRPFASLTHLHQTMTQIVREKTAEEQVSLLRAHPDLATRLQMSEISQLEQQGVGLDRLSPAEFNQFNSFNNAYVAKFNFPFIMAVRGQSKETILSAMEKRLTNTLEAEHEQALQEIYKITQFRLADLLEA, from the coding sequence ATGCGTTATTCAATAGATCATATTAATCGATTAGAGAAGGATCCATTTGTGGAGCTGCTGGGCTGGGTTTTCGAGCATTCGCCATGGGTCGCGGAGCAAGCATGGGTACATCGGCCTTTTGCTTCATTAACTCATTTGCATCAGACCATGACTCAAATTGTGCGGGAAAAGACAGCTGAAGAACAAGTTTCACTTCTGCGAGCTCATCCCGACTTGGCTACAAGACTGCAAATGAGCGAAATTTCACAGCTGGAGCAGCAGGGGGTTGGTTTAGACCGACTGTCTCCCGCAGAATTTAATCAATTCAATTCATTCAATAATGCATATGTCGCGAAATTTAATTTTCCTTTTATTATGGCTGTTCGTGGTCAGAGCAAGGAAACTATTTTATCAGCGATGGAAAAGCGTTTAACTAATACACTTGAAGCGGAACATGAACAAGCCTTGCAGGAGATTTACAAAATCACGCAATTTCGTTTAGCGGATTTGTTAGAAGCATAA
- a CDS encoding nucleoside deaminase, whose translation MNYHEHTFYLQKCVEVSKKAREQGNTPFGAILVDHEGKILLEQGNIEITTKNCTGHAETSLMVAASALFSKSFLWNCTLYSSVEPCAMCAGAIYWGNVGRVVYGISEKKLAELTGESEVNPTLDLPCSDVFARGNKPIKVVGPFPEVEVEVIAVHEGYWD comes from the coding sequence ATGAACTATCACGAGCATACTTTTTATTTGCAAAAATGTGTAGAAGTTTCGAAAAAAGCGAGAGAGCAGGGTAACACACCTTTTGGCGCTATATTGGTAGATCATGAGGGCAAAATTTTATTAGAGCAAGGGAATATTGAAATCACGACAAAGAACTGTACGGGTCATGCGGAGACATCATTGATGGTTGCCGCATCTGCGCTTTTCAGCAAAAGCTTTTTGTGGAATTGTACCTTATATTCCTCCGTTGAACCCTGTGCCATGTGCGCGGGCGCGATTTATTGGGGCAATGTCGGCAGAGTGGTCTATGGCATTTCCGAGAAGAAGCTGGCAGAGCTCACTGGAGAAAGCGAAGTCAATCCGACGCTGGATTTGCCTTGCTCCGATGTGTTTGCCAGAGGCAATAAACCGATCAAGGTGGTCGGACCCTTTCCGGAGGTGGAAGTGGAAGTCATTGCTGTTCATGAGGGATATTGGGATTAA
- a CDS encoding (2Fe-2S)-binding protein, with product MSTRQAVSSEWRSHVNNKDVVLHIPPSKRLLNILRDDLELTGTKVSCEMGRCGACMVLVDGKAVNSCLIMAYQCADKQITTIEGIGNETLHPIQQAFLEEGGFQCGYCTPGMIISVQALLTENPHPCQSEIEEGLSGNLCRCTGYGGIMRAVEKLVK from the coding sequence ATGAGCACGAGGCAAGCAGTATCCAGTGAATGGCGCAGTCATGTGAATAACAAGGACGTAGTGCTGCATATTCCGCCTTCTAAACGATTATTGAATATTTTAAGGGATGATTTAGAGCTGACGGGAACCAAGGTTTCCTGTGAAATGGGCCGGTGCGGCGCGTGTATGGTTCTGGTAGATGGCAAGGCGGTCAATTCTTGTTTGATCATGGCTTATCAATGTGCCGATAAACAGATCACAACAATTGAAGGCATAGGAAACGAAACGCTGCATCCCATCCAGCAAGCTTTTTTAGAAGAAGGCGGATTTCAATGCGGTTACTGTACGCCCGGAATGATCATTTCGGTCCAAGCGCTGCTCACTGAGAATCCACACCCGTGTCAAAGCGAAATTGAAGAAGGCTTATCCGGCAATCTATGCCGCTGCACCGGGTATGGAGGCATTATGCGCGCCGTAGAAAAATTGGTGAAATAG